The region aaaaactttgtaCTTTAGatgattttagatttacagaattaatgcaaagatagtacagagggCTCCCATTTACTGTGTATACATTTCCCCCTATATTAACTTACATTAGTAAAGTACATTTGTCATATCCAATACTGAAAATAAACCAATACTGACACACAATAATAATGCCCATGTTTTCCTTAGTTTTCAGCTAAGTTTTTCCCTAATGAATTTTTCTGTTCTAGGATCCATCCAGAATACCACATATATATTTTGCAGTCATATCCTACAGCTTTTAAAACCCAAATAACTGACAACCCAGATAATCTAATGAAAGTAGGTGTGAGGTTGGGCCCCAAAACATGTATCTAACAGGTTCCCAAAGGTTGCTGATGGGGCCAATTCTAAAAATGCACTTAGCACTGGTCTAGAATGTAGACTCCCGAATTGTGTtgaatacagtagccactagctaaATTAGACTATTGAGCATTTGAAGTGTGGCGAATCTAAATTGGGATGTGCTTTAAGTATAAGATACACATGGGGCTTTGAACctcagttggaaaaaaaaaaatgtaaagtctctcattaacaatTTCATGTCATTAATATATTacacttaggttttttttttcactttactttTATTGTATGAATACTGAAAACTTTAGAATTACACAGGTAGCTGGCACTGTATTTCTATTTGACAGCAGTGGTCTGGTCTGGTATCATTggtatcacctgggagcttgttagaagttCAGGTGATTCCCATGTATAATAAAGTTTGAGCAGCACTAGATTATCAACAAGGGAGGGGTGCTTAGAGACGTCAGCATTTGGCAGCTAAGTTCAAATAAAAAGCTAAGCAACTGCAAGATATTTCTTAAGTCAATAAAGCCAATAAAAGTAATAGGAAAATGGCTGAATCACAGCAAAGCGATTCACAAATAAGGATGTGGGACAATTAGATCAGTTAACaactgaagaaagaaatccaCAGTGACAGTGGTCCAATGGCTTCCTCAAAAGATAATGATTTGAAAAGTGATTATGTGCTACCATCATAACCTTTTCACATCTGATTCATTCTACAAAATAGTCCATACCTTCAATaactaaaattattaaataaaagataaaagttTAATTTCACTTTTCTCTCCCACTGTTTATTACAAAATTGCAATGCCTTTTAAGCGGATTCTTTTTCCTACTACCAATTTTCTCAGATAAGCAAAATACTAGTACTACCACAGAACAACTTTATACATCACCATATTCCCTGTTTTATTTTagccaatttaaaatttttattgccCTTTTAGTCTCAGAAATGTCAAGTGTAAGTCCATGGTCTATTGGCGTATTAAAAAAAGCACTCAACAGATACTTTCTGATCAGTGAAAGGAAAGCTGAAGATTAACTACAAATATATGCTGTTTTTCTACAGCATTTACATATTTTCACTATGTCTCACAACAACTGGTGaagtaaaaaaaatctgaagataCGTAAAATATTGATTAGATACAGACAACTAGTCTTTACAGATGGCAGTACATTAAGAATCACAATCTTCTCCAACTTCCATGGTTGATAAAGTATAAAACAGAAATCTATCAACAAATACTGGGgcaatatacatacacactcacacacataatcTATCACACTTACTTTTCCCCAAGGAGGAAGACCTCCAGAGCAGCAGAGCTACATGCAACTATGGGTCACATATATGCCAGCGTGCACTGCTCTAGGCTCCCAAATCCCTGCTCTGAAACGTTTCCAAGGCATTTTTAAAgcggaaaaaaaaaatactggcatCAGCAGCCACGCTGACAACTCAGACAAGAGGTACAAGAAAGATGTCCCATTCCATAATCCACCCTCCCACAGATGAAGCAGGAACACTGGATGTGGACAAATAAATACATGTCTAGGCCATCGTTTCCCAACTTTTCAATACGAAAGGGGTATGTCTAGGGACCACCTGTAGAAGAAGCAGGTGGCAGACTGCTCCAGAACCCCAGTGACTCCACTCAATGCTCCTTCCTTCACATTACCTCTATTTAGGAATATATGCATACAACCTCGGTAAAATCGACTCCCATTTGTCATAATTACCACAAAGCAATACCAGTGTTAATTACCTTTACCCataataaacacttcacttggaaAAACACTATAACTTTCATTATAGTATGCTTTAAACATTTCGCTTTAGCCTTTGCAAAGGCATTTAAAACTGCTGCtgaattcagaaagaaaaacatcagactcTGTAAAGCCGAAGGCCTTGCCTCTTCCTCTAACGATGACCCTGTGGACACTTCTTCTCAGTGGGTCTGCAATAACTTAAAATAAGACACGTACAGGACAGTCATTCTTGGAAGACAATCAAAAACTAGCTGAAATGAGAGGAGGACAGCATGCtggtaaagatttttttaattcaaggaCTTTAACGAGAGTCCTCCCAGAAGAGGTGGGGAAGAAGTAGCAAATGTCCATTCAGCAGGGGCGGGGCACCTCTAAAGATTTCAAGGACCACAGTGTCTAGCCTAAGGTCAACAGTCCCGGAAGGGGGCCCAGGAGGTTCGCACACCCTACAGCATTAGGGAGCGGACACACAAACCGAgattttctctctcacacacacacactcttttctctcttttctctctctctctctctcacacacacacacacacaccgacacCCTCCTTcctgggggcggggcgggcgggcaCTGCCCTCACACAGGAAGTCAGGACACCCGGGGGGGGGGCAGAGAGCTGCAACTTCGAGTCATTTACACCGGCTCACGCACGTCAGTCCCGGGACGGGCAGCGGCCCGCCGCGCCCGGCCCCCGGCAGAGCTGCCCGCATCTCCGAACGCGCCCCTCGGCGCCGACCGCGCCTCCCGCACACGCCCCCCAACTCCGCAGCCCTCCGCGGGCACACCCGGACCAAAGCGCCTTTGTGCAGCGCCTCAGCAGCCTGCCCTCCGTCCGAGGGACCCACGCCCGCCCCCCTTACCGAGGGCCCGGCAGTCGGGTGCGACACGGCTCCCTCCGCTAGCGCGGGGCCGCGGGACGAGCCTGAAGGGTACTCCTCCACTGCGGCCACGGTCGGCGGTCCCCGCAGGCTGGTCTCCAGGGTAGGGTAAGTTCCAGGGCACGTCGGAGCGCGCCGGCGCGGGGGCGGGGCTGCGCTCACGTGAtgccgggggcggggcgcggcCAACGTGACTCAGGCAGGGCGGGTGGGCGCCCCGGGTGAGGTGGCCGGCGGGGAGGGAGTGCGGAGTGCAGGTTGCGCGGGCTAGAGCGGCGGGCTGAAGTGGCGGGCCGGGCGGGCTCTGGGGGTGAATCGGCCCAGCGGGTATGGGAGGAGGAGCGGGCCGAGGGAGCTGCCGGCCGACGGGGCATACGCGCTTTGTAAACACCGAGTAGGAAACAAAATCCTCGTTTTCTCAGACAAGTGCAGGGCGAACGCGAGGCTGAGGGAGCCCAAGGTAACAGGAATGGAGCCCAGGGAAAGAAGCCCTGCGCCCCCTTCCTCTGccccccggcccggtgggagcgGCTTCGGTGTAGGTCAGCCGGTCACGGGCCCGGAAAAAGTGCCGCACGCCACCTCAGCGGGACAAAATAGAATTCTGCAGATACTGCGCCATTACCGGGGCCTCCAGGGCAGCGTGTGGACCCGCAGCGCACTCGTGGCCGAGGAGGCCCTGGGGCCCAGTGCGGCGGCGCCACCACTTAACTCAGCGGTCCTGGGGCCTGCTTAGTGCACGCCTGCGGGGCCACTGTGTCAGTGCCCGGCCATCCCAGCTTGCTGCGTTTGCAGTGTGTCAGCATAGGACCCAGAATTCAGAGGCAGTGAAGGTTTTCACTGGGGTCCTGTGGCAGGAGTTCTGCCGGCCTGGGAATCTGAAAAGACCCGGCTTCTGCCATTGTCACTTGACCCTCTGGCCTGGGCTATCAAAGGAGCGAGTTGACTAAACTCAGCTTCCTTGTTTTAGCTCCAAAATGTAACGACTGTGAGAAAAATGACCGCTAAATATTAGGACTCCAGAACCCACTCATTTAGTAACCAATTGTTAATTGTGTCTATTATGTTGCTGGGATGAAATTTTAATAATaccaataaaaacttaaaaaacaagATGTGATTCAAGAGCCACTCTGGAGTCGGCTCTTTTCTGTTCTTCCCCTCTTACTGGATTATGCTACTGTGTCTATCACACGCTGAACTACCAATTGTTTTTTAAAGGCTGCCAAGAACCCACTTGGGATATTGGCAACACTTTAATTCGATCTAATGGGGAGACTAAGGTTTTCTCCTTTCAGGAAGGATAAACATAAGACCATACTATCTCTATCAATGCCTTGCTATATCCCCTTTGTTTGTCACCGATGGTCTTTTCTGGCTCCCTCAGTTTCTTACATGCTGGCTTTTCCATATCCTTGTTCCGCATTCAGAGTTTGCTGCTGTATGCTTCTGAAACTGTTTCCCATACATCTCATCTGATCTCTTTCTAGAACCCAAACAAGGACAGACTGCAAAAAGGAAACTGTGCCCTGATGGGAATGTGCTGATAAGCTTATCTTCCCTACTCCCCAAACCTGATTTGGGTACCCTTACTTTCAGTATGAGATAGAACTAATTTGTATATACTTGCTGATTTGCCTGGAACTCCACTTCCTATTTCACAGCCTAATCTCAGATGATACCACAATGCCCACAGTATGCTGATCACTACCAACAGCAGATGGAGTCAGATAAAATGAGCTCTCACCCAAGTGTGTTGTTTTCAAGGAACTCAGGGAGAACTATAAAATCATTTGCAACATTGCCTCTAGTTAGTTTTTAAATAACACTGTTAGCATATGTCTGGCGCCTGTGCTCAGGATCCAACAGATCATTTTCAGGATATTGACATTTAACTAGCTTCTAATGAAGCAACATAGAGTTCCAAAATGTAGAATTCAAATGTAAATTCAACAAAGGCAGAGATTTGAAAAAAATgcgtatttgaaaaaatatacactatattgcatatatatttaatatgtatatgtatatgtatatcccATGTGCCTAAAAGCTCTTGGCTTGTGGtgcacaataaatttctgttgaatGTATTTTTGAGTGAAAATACTCTTTAAATTGCTGAAGATGTATGTCCTGCTTTCTTTGTGAGTCCTTAATAGGTAAActactttttgttttgtgtttctaaaTTAAAAGCATACAATTCTATCTGGCATCACTGGTTTGGCTAGGCTATAAAGAGGCAGGAATTACACAGTATCTATCATAATTACAAGTGCATACTTACTCTGAACCTCCAATTTTACTTATAGGGATTTAGCCCACAGATATATTTCCATACCtgagaaattaaatatttcttatagTATTGTTGAGAATAGCAAATGACTGGggacaacctaaatatccattaacAGGAcactgtttaaaatatatatccatACATTTGGATACTATGTAGCTgttaacaaaaaaagacaaagttctttatgttttaatattactgtgggtaaaattgtaatatttccagaatatcttgcctggctttggtacatctgcatatcaacaggcgttcagaggtgtaaagaagtaggctttagtgcatttgcatctttcatctccatatcagtgggtaattacctgggcaacagagggcttatctgtacctgagaggtgagggggagggccagtgtggttgctgctggagcaggagagagagatgggccagacagCACTTTTGtaagaccctttcaccccaaagagcgttttgcAGTCAatgtctttggtcacactgaatccatagcaaacttgcccgggctgaaacccattagcaagacaattggcgtagtCGGCAGGATTCACGGTTGAACAAgggaagacaggctgcccttatgggaggggtgcttcagcaggctgcccctgtgaatggggagacagtggatcgtccccccagtgggtatgtggtctgaggtggcttgcctcctagaggactgggccccaccccaggactgaaggcaagtggaggtgacacctgaggcagtagggtgGCTCttagtatagtaagcagatcctttgagaagcagagtgcccctGAGGCAGCGGGGaatgtgggttggctgcttctcacagtcttaaaaaggtctacagaggagacccaagaaatggcagcgtGAGAACGAGATCTgaaaacttcagtagattccctgaggagggaagtgacATTGTTGcaagaggtggcacaagaacatgagctgcagagttctgtggattccctgaggacgGAGATGGTATTCATGCGGGAGGAAGAGGCATGAGAACACGAGCTgtaaacctctgtggattccctgagggaggagatggcctggatgtgggaggaggcagcacaagagtgccagcagcaaggagccattggagacaagatggcagtgctgccaggtgctctgaaggaggaagaggccatcaaggaaaaggacaagctcctgagggaagcacaggcagaggtggcacaagaacatcagctgcaaagcattgagctgaaggtaagagaccttctgaagacagaggtagcattgctgagaagcacagtagaaaaggtaaaggtcatagcagaggaggcactctggggaggggagagaaagttgctgtcagtcccagaaatggaggagctggagcaggatgaaggggtggtgccggaggcactggcacctcgtgtattgaaagcacacccagtggtggtaaagaaaataaagtcccaggagctgaaagttccccaaggagaggagcagccccctccccaggtagtggagcactctatggtccacccctgtactcaggctgagctgatggatttgggctcccggtttaagcagaagccctcagagtcaatatcagcttggctcctgcgtctgtgggatttaggggtggatggaattgttctgtcgggatcagagatgggaaagctgtcttccctgacagttcagcctgccttgaggcagcggttacaaaatgcacatcagaccccagggagtcactccctcctctatTGGCTaaggctgcactttgtgctgtgtggcccaatcagggtgatctaccatcctctcctgttagatggcagacatatactgagctccaacaggtgctatgagagctaggcataagaaatgccatctatagtccagagtattatggcccagatgaagaggttTTCACTACTGggtgagaaatattgtactttaaatggctcctacatccctctttgggtctctagtggccattctttcccctcacttagggcagcccataagcgaggtgacacatacagtagcagacttaggagagccAGAATCaacgagaatccagaaataaataagatcagttactcacaagaagaatttacagggccctatgaaggttacgaggacctagatgtgggttgatttaatatgggcaggagcagatggaaagaaattagatggaaagtccaataggatattactagagctatggcaacagctgaaaccagagcagcagttccagccattaagaccaaagaggcagaggtcagagacagagccacgagtacagcctgtgtgtttgcaaaaaTTCCTGCTGGAAAACAAGCCAACCTCAATtaagcccacacaggaaggtgactgGGGAACACGGTTtaactgagggaaaggtcaaggtatctgccctgagggaccggggggtgaccggaggccacatgttgaaatagctatccattggtccccagtgaacatacaatgtgttctgtctctggtggacacaggggctgaatgttcactgattcatggtaaccctgagcagttccctgggacccccactatcacgGATGGTTacagggggaaggctatcagagtaaaaaaagccaaaatccctttgggaatagggcatctacccccaaaagtgtatactgtgtatatatctcctattcctgagtatattttggggattgatatcctgcagggtctatggttgcagaccactgcaggtgagttcagactgagaggacatgtggtgaaggcagttctgaggggacatgctgggCACCGGCCCATAGCATTGCCTGTGCCtcggcgggtgactaataccaaacaatataaactggctggagggcataaagagattgcagaaactctccaggagctggaaaaggtgggtattaaaAAGCCCACCCATAtttctttcaattccccagtgtggcctgtaaaaaagccagctggctcctggcgtatgactgtggattacagagaactgaataaagtcataccccctatgcatgctgctggcCCTTCTATTGCAgccttgatggataccctcattCATGAgctaggaacatatcattatgtggtagatcatgctaatgtcttcttttccattgacattgaacaggaaagtcaggaacagtttgccttcatgtgggaaggacggcagtggactttcaccatcctcccacagggatacctccacagtcccaccgtctgtcatggacttgtagcccaggacttagctacatgggagaaaccgccaacagtgcagctgtaccattatattgatgatgtcatgttcatgtccgattctctttcagatctagaagatgcagcacctagactgctgcaacatttacaggagaaaggatgggctgtgaacagcaccaaggttcagggacctggtttgtctgttaaattcttaggggtcgtctggtcgggtaagaccaaggttataccagaagcagttatagacaggcctttcctacccccacaactgtagcattgctacaggagtttctgggtcttctagacTACTGGGGAGTGTTTATACCACACctgacacaaattctgaagcacttatactggttggtacgaaagggcatcaggtggtaCTGTGATGAGacttgtgcatctgcctttactacagcaaaacgggcagtcaagccgtacaggccttgagtgtgatagacccatcaaggccctgtgagctggatgttcatgtcactgaagatggttatggctggggtctctagCAGCGGTTTGAACGAACtcaccaacccattggattctggtcacaactctggaaaggggcagaggtacgatacactttggtAGAAAAaagctggctgccatgtatcatgccttgctggctacagaacccatcactggaatggcctcaataaaggtaataaccacctatcccatcttggggtgggtacgagactgggcCCAAAatccaaggagtggtgtggcacaaacacccacactggccaagtggggtgcttacctacagcagcgtagtgccttctctagtagccccttgagtgaagaactccaacgcttgttggggccggtgacatatactagtgaaaagcaggaagaacttgctttcgaaccattagcagcagagagtccctttcaggagggaaaagcccctatacccgaagatgcatgatACACAGATGGGTCCAGCCacgggcagcccccaaaatggagggccatagctttccatcctaagactgagacaatatggatggaagatggtgaggggaagagcagccaatgggcagagttacgggctgtgtggcttgtgatcagccaggagccctcccctttAGTTGTCTGCACtaacagctgggctgtctatcagggcttgaccctgtggctgccaacctggtaccatgccaactggctggtgggtcaccgacccctttgggggcaagaattgtggcaagacttatgggcctgtggtcagactaaaataattacaggtcatttgccactggcattcccaggaaatgatgaggcagatatattggcccagatatgttgattcgaaggaaagcctgcctctgatgtagcccaatggctacattagcatttgttgcatgcggggcaaaagactatgtgggctgtagcctgttggtggggcttgcctttgacctttgaagaagttagtagagcccggcaggagtgtgtcgtgtgctccaaaagggacttacaccgagttccacagcaacatgggacaatagctaatgGGTCTATACCCCTTGTCAGagggcagatagactatattgggcctctacctgtgtcagaaggatattggtacgcgatgacttgtgtggacacagctactggacttctggttgcttttcctacctgttgtatAGACCAAcaggtgaccaaaagaggcctggagtttctctttgctgcctatggctgaccacaggtgattgagagatcagggcaccca is a window of Manis pentadactyla isolate mManPen7 chromosome 3, mManPen7.hap1, whole genome shotgun sequence DNA encoding:
- the LOC130682934 gene encoding uncharacterized protein LOC130682934; translation: MAWMWEEAAQECQQQGAIGDKMAVLPGALKEEEAIKEKDKLLREAQAEVAQEHQLQSIELKVRDLLKTEVALLRSTVEKVKVIAEEALWGGERKLLSVPEMEELEQDEGVVPEALAPRVLKAHPVVVKKIKSQELKVPQGEEQPPPQVVEHSMVHPCTQAELMDLGSRFKQKPSESISAWLLRLWDLGVDGIVLSGSEMGKLSSLTVQPALRQRLQNAHQTPGSHSLLYWLRLHFVLCGPIRVIYHPLLLDGRHILSSNRCYES